A region of Chloroflexota bacterium DNA encodes the following proteins:
- the frr gene encoding ribosome recycling factor, translating into MMSDEALLVLMEASERMEKAVEALRADLLSIRTGRASPALVERLKVDYYDSPTPLNQLATISVPEPRLIVIRPWDPNVISNIEKAILKSDLGLTPINDGRLIRLNIPPLTEERRQELVKLVNRRVEEGRVAIRNIRRDTLEDLRKLEKDKLISEDEFYKAKDDLQELTDEYIEKIDTLGQQKQDEIMEI; encoded by the coding sequence ATGATGAGCGATGAAGCCCTGCTCGTGCTAATGGAGGCCTCAGAACGCATGGAAAAGGCGGTCGAGGCACTGCGCGCGGATCTACTGAGCATCCGCACGGGGCGTGCCTCACCTGCCCTCGTCGAGCGCCTCAAAGTGGACTATTACGACTCTCCCACCCCGCTTAATCAGCTCGCTACTATCTCGGTGCCTGAACCGAGACTGATCGTCATCCGCCCGTGGGATCCCAACGTGATAAGCAATATCGAAAAGGCGATCCTGAAGTCCGATCTGGGACTCACGCCAATCAACGATGGGCGACTAATTCGTTTGAACATTCCTCCGCTCACCGAAGAGCGAAGGCAGGAACTGGTAAAACTCGTGAATCGTCGTGTGGAAGAGGGGCGCGTGGCCATCCGCAACATCCGGCGCGACACCCTAGAGGACCTACGCAAGTTGGAAAAAGACAAACTCATCTCAGAGGATGAGTTCTACAAGGCGAAGGACGACCTCCAAGAACTCACCGACGAATACATCGAGAAAATTGATACATTGGGCCAGCAGAAGCAAGACGAGATTATGGAAATCTAA
- a CDS encoding isoprenyl transferase, with protein MGYPEETASAKELKVVPVHVAIIMDGNGRWAQQRGLPRTAGHRAGTENIRTVLQAAVDFGIQYLTLFAFSTENWGRPAEEVRALMMLLEQVIDRELAELHAKGVRLRHLGRLDALPSKLQEKIQHALELTKDNTRISVNIAFNYGGRMEIVEAVRRMMHEGVRPDEVTEETLSKYLFTAGLPDPDLIIRTAGEMRLSNFLIWQAAYAEYYSTPTYWPDFGREELYKALLAYAQRDRRFGLLKPAS; from the coding sequence ATGGGTTATCCAGAGGAAACGGCGTCGGCAAAAGAACTGAAGGTTGTCCCCGTTCATGTGGCCATCATCATGGACGGTAACGGCCGTTGGGCCCAGCAGCGTGGCCTGCCCCGCACTGCAGGACACCGCGCCGGTACTGAGAACATCCGCACCGTCTTACAAGCCGCCGTTGATTTCGGCATCCAATATCTCACCTTATTCGCTTTCTCCACGGAGAACTGGGGACGCCCTGCGGAGGAAGTGCGGGCGTTGATGATGCTCTTGGAGCAGGTGATCGATCGCGAGTTGGCTGAACTGCATGCCAAAGGGGTGCGATTGCGCCATCTGGGCCGGCTCGATGCCCTGCCCAGCAAACTGCAAGAGAAGATCCAGCATGCCTTGGAACTCACCAAAGACAATACGCGCATCAGCGTGAACATCGCCTTCAACTATGGAGGGCGGATGGAAATAGTGGAGGCGGTGCGCCGCATGATGCATGAGGGCGTGAGGCCTGATGAAGTGACAGAGGAGACTCTGAGCAAATACCTCTTCACTGCAGGTCTCCCTGACCCCGACCTTATCATCCGTACTGCCGGTGAGATGCGCCTCAGCAATTTTCTCATCTGGCAGGCTGCGTACGCGGAATACTATTCCACCCCTACTTACTGGCCAGACTTTGGACGAGAGGAGCTTTACAAGGCATTGCTTGCTTATGCTCAACGCGACAGGCGTTTCGGGTTGCTCAAGCCTGCGTCTTAG
- a CDS encoding sugar ABC transporter permease, translating into MSGRKVSIVPWLWVAPAVLMLLVYLVYPVINTAYLSFLDRDSKIYVGGQNYQWIFGQVIRANEPPENARHLIGDFYYLPGDRETGKALRNNALWLIIFTTCTVGFGLVIAVLFDRVRYETLVKSFIFLPQAISFVAAGAIWKFMMDFNPNIGLVNAVLKNLLLRNPIAWLQREPVNNSVLIVVGIWMWTGFCMVILSAALKSIPKEIIEAARVDGANEWQIFWRVTVPMLSTTIIVVATTMIINVLKVFDIVYVMTSGRNGTDVIANRMYFLFYVDGQNGRSAAVAVILLLAIIPIMLFNVRRFRAEEAMR; encoded by the coding sequence ATGTCCGGCAGAAAAGTCAGTATCGTACCCTGGTTGTGGGTAGCGCCTGCCGTCCTCATGCTACTGGTCTACCTGGTTTACCCGGTCATCAACACTGCGTATCTCAGTTTCCTGGACAGGGATTCCAAGATCTACGTGGGTGGGCAGAACTACCAGTGGATTTTCGGGCAGGTCATCCGGGCGAATGAGCCACCAGAAAACGCCCGTCATCTCATTGGTGACTTTTACTATTTGCCCGGCGATCGGGAGACCGGCAAGGCGCTACGGAACAACGCTTTGTGGCTCATCATTTTCACGACTTGCACGGTTGGCTTCGGCCTGGTGATCGCGGTGCTCTTCGATCGCGTGCGCTACGAGACATTGGTTAAGTCATTTATCTTCCTGCCACAGGCCATCTCCTTTGTAGCGGCAGGGGCCATCTGGAAGTTCATGATGGACTTCAATCCCAATATTGGGCTCGTCAACGCCGTCCTCAAGAACTTGCTACTTCGCAATCCGATCGCTTGGCTGCAAAGAGAGCCGGTGAACAACTCCGTGCTCATCGTCGTTGGCATCTGGATGTGGACCGGGTTCTGCATGGTCATTTTGTCAGCGGCGCTCAAAAGCATCCCCAAGGAAATCATCGAGGCTGCACGTGTGGACGGAGCCAATGAGTGGCAGATATTCTGGCGGGTGACCGTGCCTATGCTGAGCACAACCATCATCGTGGTCGCCACCACGATGATCATTAACGTACTCAAGGTATTCGATATCGTCTACGTGATGACCAGTGGTCGCAATGGAACCGACGTGATCGCTAACCGGATGTATTTTCTGTTCTACGTGGATGGCCAGAATGGCCGGTCAGCAGCGGTCGCCGTGATCCTGCTTCTGGCTATCATCCCAATAATGCTGTTTAATGTCCGCCGCTTCCGGGCGGAGGAGGCAATGCGATGA
- the rpsB gene encoding 30S ribosomal protein S2 yields the protein MTVVSMKALLEAGVHFGHRSQRWHPKMRPFIFTERNGIHIIDLQQTLTRLEEAYNFIRDQAAEGGTVLFVGTKKQAQETIASEAQRCGMPYVNQRWLGGTLTNFRTIRQRADYLLELEAQKARGEFDLLPKKEALWKERELSKLQRRLGGLKNMYYLPSALFITDVRREAIAIKEANTLGIPVVAMVDTNCDPDPIDYVIPANDDAIRAIRLITSVIANAVIEGQGMRGVIMAEEGAEAVEAPVSAEGLPRVFSPEEEVIEEEVPISIEGLPRVFSPEPDEEANPQDEEQAEKEHSSLA from the coding sequence GTGACTGTTGTTTCCATGAAGGCCCTGTTAGAAGCAGGCGTCCACTTTGGCCACCGCAGCCAGCGATGGCACCCCAAAATGCGCCCGTTCATTTTCACTGAGCGCAATGGCATCCACATCATTGATCTCCAGCAAACGTTGACTCGCTTGGAGGAGGCCTACAACTTCATCCGCGACCAGGCTGCCGAAGGCGGCACAGTGCTCTTCGTGGGCACGAAGAAACAGGCCCAGGAGACCATCGCCAGCGAGGCGCAACGCTGTGGGATGCCTTATGTCAACCAACGTTGGCTGGGCGGCACTTTAACCAACTTCCGCACCATCCGGCAGCGGGCGGATTATCTGCTGGAGTTGGAAGCGCAAAAGGCACGGGGCGAGTTCGACCTGCTCCCAAAGAAAGAGGCCTTGTGGAAGGAGCGCGAACTCAGCAAACTGCAGCGGCGTTTGGGCGGGCTGAAGAACATGTACTATCTCCCCAGTGCTCTTTTCATCACGGACGTTCGCCGCGAGGCCATTGCCATCAAAGAGGCAAACACCCTAGGCATTCCGGTTGTGGCTATGGTAGATACCAACTGTGACCCAGATCCCATTGATTATGTCATCCCTGCCAACGATGATGCGATCCGCGCCATCAGGTTAATCACCTCGGTCATAGCCAATGCGGTCATCGAGGGCCAGGGTATGCGCGGCGTCATCATGGCCGAGGAGGGCGCGGAAGCAGTGGAAGCGCCCGTCTCAGCAGAAGGGCTGCCCAGGGTTTTCTCGCCCGAGGAGGAGGTCATTGAAGAGGAGGTCCCCATCTCGATTGAGGGATTGCCCAGAGTCTTCTCGCCAGAGCCCGACGAAGAAGCGAATCCCCAAGACGAAGAGCAGGCCGAGAAAGAGCATTCCAGCCTGGCATAA
- the treS gene encoding maltose alpha-D-glucosyltransferase encodes MPARESDGLWYKDAIFYELYVRAFCDGDGDGHGDFKGLISKLDYLQGLGVDCIWLLPIYESPLVDDGYDVSDYYKLLKEYGTLADFKALIEEAHRRGIRVITDLVMNHTSDQHPWFVASRASVDSPFRDFYVWSKTDQRYKDARIIFIDTESSNWEYDPLSGEYYWHRFFRQQPDLNYDNPKVQQAMLDIMAYWLDIGIDGFRADAVPYLFEREGTNCENLPETHAYLKRVRRFLDEHYPQAIFLAEANQWPENVRAYFGDGDEMHMAFHFPVMPRLFMALQLADRTPIVRILERTPPIPDSCQWCIFLRNHDELTLEMVSEEERQFMWHAYAPDQRMRLNLGIRRRLAPLLDNDHRRIGLLNSILFTLPGSPIIYYGDEIGMGDNIALKDRDGVRTPMQWTAGPGAGFSIADPAHFYAPVIDDEVFGYRQVNVEAQQNDPQSLLSVMKRMIAVRKQHPTFGRGDMRFLLPDNVAILAYIRQYQAETILVLHNLSPAQQSVPLDLADFTGVTPTELLSGRTFPPISASPYVLSLPPYGYWWLRL; translated from the coding sequence GTGCCTGCGCGTGAAAGCGATGGACTCTGGTATAAAGATGCCATTTTCTATGAACTGTACGTCCGTGCCTTTTGCGATGGCGACGGCGATGGTCATGGAGACTTCAAGGGGCTGATCAGCAAGTTAGACTACTTGCAGGGGTTGGGCGTGGATTGCATTTGGCTCTTGCCAATATACGAGTCGCCGTTGGTGGACGATGGCTATGATGTCTCCGACTATTACAAGCTCCTGAAAGAATATGGCACCCTGGCCGATTTCAAAGCCCTGATCGAAGAGGCTCACCGGCGCGGCATACGTGTCATCACCGATCTGGTGATGAACCACACTTCGGATCAGCATCCGTGGTTTGTTGCCTCTCGCGCCTCAGTGGATTCACCGTTCCGGGATTTCTACGTCTGGAGCAAGACGGACCAGAGGTATAAAGATGCCCGTATCATTTTCATAGACACCGAGTCATCAAACTGGGAATACGACCCCCTGAGCGGCGAATACTACTGGCATCGCTTCTTCCGCCAGCAGCCCGACCTCAACTACGACAACCCCAAAGTCCAGCAAGCCATGTTGGACATCATGGCATACTGGTTGGACATAGGCATTGACGGTTTCCGCGCCGATGCGGTGCCCTATCTCTTCGAACGCGAAGGGACCAATTGCGAAAACCTGCCTGAGACCCACGCTTATCTCAAACGCGTGCGCCGCTTCCTGGACGAACACTATCCCCAGGCTATCTTCCTCGCCGAGGCCAACCAGTGGCCTGAGAACGTACGGGCCTACTTCGGCGACGGCGACGAGATGCACATGGCCTTCCACTTTCCGGTCATGCCACGCCTGTTCATGGCCCTCCAGTTGGCCGACCGTACACCCATCGTGAGAATTCTGGAACGCACCCCTCCCATCCCCGACTCGTGCCAGTGGTGCATTTTCCTGCGCAACCACGACGAACTAACACTGGAGATGGTGAGCGAGGAAGAGCGCCAATTCATGTGGCACGCCTACGCACCGGACCAGCGGATGAGGCTCAATCTGGGTATCCGCCGTCGGTTAGCCCCTTTACTAGACAACGACCATCGCCGGATCGGACTCTTAAATTCCATCCTCTTCACTCTGCCTGGCTCACCGATCATCTACTACGGCGATGAAATCGGGATGGGTGACAACATCGCCCTCAAGGACCGTGATGGCGTCCGTACGCCAATGCAGTGGACTGCAGGCCCAGGCGCGGGCTTTTCCATTGCTGACCCGGCGCATTTCTACGCACCAGTGATTGACGATGAGGTTTTCGGCTACCGACAGGTGAACGTCGAAGCACAGCAGAACGATCCACAATCTCTTCTGAGTGTGATGAAGCGGATGATAGCCGTGCGCAAGCAACATCCGACCTTCGGGCGTGGTGACATGCGTTTCCTACTGCCAGACAATGTCGCCATACTGGCCTATATCCGTCAGTATCAGGCGGAGACGATCTTGGTCCTGCACAACTTGTCGCCGGCCCAGCAATCGGTTCCGCTCGACCTGGCTGACTTCACAGGGGTAACGCCCACCGAGCTCCTTTCGGGCCGCACCTTCCCACCCATCTCGGCAAGTCCCTATGTGCTGTCGCTGCCCCCATACGGGTACTGGTGGCTGCGGTTATAG
- a CDS encoding UMP kinase, protein MAKVKYRRILLKMGGEAMAGKSGYGIDPVVVDGVSAQIRNVRDLEVQVAIVVGAGNIWRGRDGLARGMDRATADYIGMLATVMNSLALQDSLERMGVETRVQTAIEMRAVAEPYIRRRAIRHLEKGRVVIFGAGTGNPYFTADTAAALRAMEIDAEVLLKATKVDGIYDCDPVTNPNAKRFEHLSYIEALNLGVQVMDSTALSLCMDNDLPIIVFKLSEPRSIERVVLGDNIGTIVCR, encoded by the coding sequence ATGGCGAAGGTCAAATACAGGCGCATCTTGTTAAAGATGGGCGGCGAAGCCATGGCCGGTAAGTCAGGATATGGCATCGATCCAGTCGTCGTGGACGGAGTTTCCGCACAGATCAGGAACGTCCGCGACCTAGAAGTGCAAGTGGCTATTGTCGTCGGGGCTGGGAACATCTGGCGCGGCAGGGATGGCTTGGCCCGCGGGATGGACCGGGCTACCGCCGACTACATTGGCATGCTGGCCACCGTGATGAATTCACTGGCCCTGCAGGATTCGCTGGAGCGCATGGGGGTCGAAACGCGGGTGCAGACAGCCATCGAGATGCGCGCGGTGGCAGAGCCATATATCCGGCGGCGGGCTATCCGGCATTTGGAGAAGGGTCGCGTGGTCATCTTCGGCGCGGGGACCGGTAACCCGTATTTCACTGCTGATACCGCTGCTGCTCTGCGGGCAATGGAAATTGACGCCGAAGTCCTACTGAAAGCCACCAAAGTAGATGGCATATACGACTGTGACCCGGTCACTAATCCGAACGCGAAACGGTTCGAACATCTGAGTTACATAGAGGCGCTGAATTTGGGCGTCCAGGTAATGGACTCGACTGCTCTATCGCTCTGCATGGACAATGACCTACCCATCATCGTCTTCAAACTAAGCGAGCCACGTAGCATCGAGAGAGTAGTATTGGGTGACAACATCGGCACTATCGTCTGCCGATGA
- a CDS encoding peptidoglycan DD-metalloendopeptidase family protein: protein MRRNALVITAIACVLVFTDIVPTTQPGSTGTICLPLVSPNPTAVPMKQNVTGPSSATYPTADNFQFPLSDYVVNGYYFGQEVGTDRYHLGEDAGKPAGTPVYAIGNGYVQRIYVNTACGDYGTAVIVEHHLPAGDPAGSYVVSVYGHLRSRDLQVGVGEVAKGQLIGYLGNSDENGCYAPHLHLGIRKGAYSSTWVYWGYGNASVLADWLHPTNFINSHQGGPTPTATQPPPGSWRVDYYNGRNFESYASTDYETSAFISHNWGTSSPGHSVGFDNFSIRYERTAYFGESGDWKFTIRSDDGFRLYIDGQLVAQEWWDGWHDVGPTRYLTAGNHQVKLEYFEGSGNAKVELSWARYTPPATPTRTATQPPPGSWRVDYYNGRNFDSYASTDYETSAFISHDWGTGSPGHGVGSDNFSIRYERTASFGESGDWKFTVRSDDGFRLYVDGQLVAQEWWDGWHDVSPTRYLNAGNHQVKLEYFEGSGNAKVELSWTRYTPPPTPTSQPDTEKPVVNWVAPVGNEQVYPVRDEVILLEVSATDNVAVSRVRFYRWDAVNPRFCEIGEDYTAPYQASLDCRTLNYGWNQVFAEAYDTAGNVSDWKWIWLDRASPKPDLHPYAPEGYPYPVVPSSILGTHEVNTLYAGRPTYFDWYFINSGNATASGGFYVELWVDNTRHIRYPYSDYCVGCWGGFDDWAIVINTSGWHTVRLSVDPDNTVHESNENNNVWESQFYWESVATLTATPTWTRTPTSTPTRTRTPTVTPTKTNTPTRTPTNTSTPTFTPTKTLTHTPTRTSTPVRTNTSTCTPTKTSTPMFTPTATPPQTPTRTSTLTRTPTVTPTLSNQPYYVDVIAHPSNIPADGLSISTVSALVQDEEGNSVRDGTLIGFTTNFGMWVETGTTVYTSATKSGIAIAHLRADTVPRTAEVWAYTENGRGDFTYVIFQALLKVYLPVILRP from the coding sequence ATGAGAAGAAATGCCCTGGTTATAACAGCAATTGCGTGCGTTCTGGTATTCACGGACATTGTGCCTACGACCCAGCCAGGGTCCACTGGCACGATTTGCTTACCACTCGTTTCGCCCAATCCCACTGCAGTACCCATGAAGCAAAATGTAACTGGGCCCTCATCAGCCACCTATCCCACTGCGGACAACTTCCAGTTTCCACTGTCGGATTATGTGGTCAATGGCTACTACTTCGGGCAGGAAGTTGGCACAGACAGATACCACCTGGGGGAAGACGCTGGTAAGCCAGCCGGGACCCCAGTGTATGCAATCGGAAATGGCTACGTCCAGCGAATTTACGTTAACACCGCATGTGGGGATTACGGGACAGCGGTCATTGTCGAACACCACCTCCCCGCTGGCGATCCAGCAGGTAGCTATGTAGTTTCGGTTTACGGTCACCTGCGCAGCAGAGACTTGCAAGTTGGCGTGGGCGAGGTCGCTAAAGGGCAACTCATCGGCTATCTGGGCAACTCGGATGAAAATGGTTGTTACGCACCACACCTTCATTTAGGGATCCGCAAGGGCGCTTACAGCAGCACTTGGGTGTATTGGGGCTATGGTAACGCTAGTGTGCTTGCCGATTGGCTACATCCCACCAACTTCATCAACAGCCACCAGGGAGGTCCCACCCCTACCGCCACCCAACCCCCGCCTGGCTCGTGGCGAGTGGACTACTACAACGGCAGAAACTTCGAATCATATGCCTCCACAGACTACGAGACAAGCGCCTTTATCTCTCACAATTGGGGCACCAGTAGCCCAGGCCACAGCGTGGGCTTCGATAACTTCTCCATCCGCTACGAGCGCACCGCATACTTCGGCGAATCCGGGGATTGGAAGTTCACCATCCGCTCTGATGACGGCTTCCGGCTCTACATAGACGGCCAACTCGTGGCCCAGGAATGGTGGGACGGCTGGCACGACGTAGGCCCTACCCGATACCTGACCGCCGGGAACCACCAGGTGAAGCTCGAATACTTTGAAGGCTCGGGCAACGCCAAGGTGGAACTGTCCTGGGCACGTTACACACCACCAGCAACACCTACTCGCACCGCCACCCAACCCCCACCAGGCTCGTGGCGAGTGGACTACTACAATGGCAGAAACTTTGACTCGTATGCCTCAACAGACTATGAGACAAGTGCCTTTATCTCTCACGACTGGGGTACCGGTAGCCCAGGCCACGGCGTGGGCTCCGATAACTTCTCCATCCGCTACGAGCGCACCGCGTCCTTTGGCGAGTCCGGGGATTGGAAGTTCACCGTCCGCTCCGACGATGGCTTCCGCCTGTACGTAGACGGCCAGCTCGTGGCCCAGGAATGGTGGGATGGCTGGCACGACGTGAGCCCTACCCGATACCTGAACGCCGGTAACCACCAGGTCAAACTCGAATACTTTGAAGGCTCAGGCAACGCCAAGGTGGAGTTGTCCTGGACACGTTACACGCCGCCGCCAACGCCTACTTCTCAGCCCGACACTGAAAAGCCCGTTGTGAACTGGGTTGCACCAGTTGGCAACGAACAAGTGTATCCCGTCAGAGACGAAGTAATCCTATTGGAGGTCAGTGCAACCGACAATGTGGCTGTTTCCAGAGTTCGATTCTACCGCTGGGACGCAGTGAACCCGCGGTTCTGCGAAATTGGTGAAGACTACACTGCCCCCTACCAGGCGAGTCTTGATTGCCGTACGCTAAACTACGGCTGGAATCAGGTGTTTGCAGAGGCTTACGACACAGCTGGAAATGTGTCAGATTGGAAATGGATCTGGCTCGACCGAGCTAGTCCCAAGCCTGATCTACATCCTTACGCCCCTGAGGGCTACCCCTATCCGGTTGTGCCCTCATCCATCCTGGGCACGCACGAGGTTAACACTCTTTATGCCGGCCGGCCCACCTACTTCGACTGGTATTTCATTAACAGCGGCAATGCAACCGCTTCGGGGGGCTTTTACGTAGAACTCTGGGTGGATAACACGAGACACATACGTTATCCTTATTCTGATTACTGTGTCGGCTGCTGGGGAGGATTCGATGATTGGGCCATAGTCATCAACACATCCGGTTGGCACACGGTCCGGTTGAGCGTGGACCCCGACAACACAGTACATGAGTCAAACGAGAACAACAATGTCTGGGAAAGTCAATTCTACTGGGAAAGTGTAGCAACGCTAACCGCTACTCCCACTTGGACCCGGACGCCGACATCTACTCCAACCCGCACTCGGACACCAACAGTTACACCGACCAAAACAAATACCCCTACTCGTACACCGACCAACACGTCCACCCCCACGTTTACTCCGACCAAAACGCTCACGCACACACCAACGCGCACATCTACGCCGGTTAGGACTAATACGTCTACCTGCACACCGACCAAGACGTCCACCCCAATGTTTACTCCGACTGCCACGCCCCCACAGACGCCAACACGCACATCTACACTAACCAGGACGCCCACGGTGACACCCACCTTGTCCAACCAGCCATACTATGTGGACGTGATCGCCCATCCGTCGAACATACCCGCTGATGGCCTCTCCATATCCACAGTGTCGGCGTTGGTGCAAGATGAGGAAGGCAATTCTGTCCGAGATGGCACGCTTATTGGGTTTACTACGAACTTTGGAATGTGGGTCGAGACTGGCACGACCGTTTACACCAGTGCGACCAAAAGCGGCATTGCGATCGCACATCTGCGGGCTGACACGGTTCCGCGCACCGCCGAAGTCTGGGCCTATACAGAGAATGGTCGTGGCGATTTCACCTACGTGATCTTCCAAGCGTTGTTGAAGGTGTACCTGCCGGTTATCCTGCGTCCCTAA
- a CDS encoding carbohydrate ABC transporter permease: MTQRIVKALSTAPLHAVILLITFIWTLPSVGLLISSFRPARAVRVSGWWTSFQTPFQYTLDNYVKVLTEAGMGQAFINSLKISIPATIIPILVAAFAAYAFAWMRFPGRDLLFIIVVGLLVVPLQMTLIPILRLYTQIGLTGTLLGIWLAHTAYGLPYAIYLLRNFFGALPKDLFESAYLDGASNLTAFFRLALPLSVPSLASLGIFQFLWVWNDLLVALTYLGGRPSVAPMTVPISNLVSSLGAGWELLTAAAFISMALPLVVFFLLQRYFIRGILAGAVKG; encoded by the coding sequence ATGACCCAAAGAATTGTCAAAGCCCTGTCTACAGCACCTCTACACGCCGTCATTTTACTCATTACTTTCATCTGGACGTTGCCCTCGGTAGGCTTGCTCATCAGTTCATTCCGACCAGCACGGGCCGTCCGCGTCAGTGGCTGGTGGACCTCATTCCAAACACCGTTTCAGTACACACTGGACAACTATGTCAAAGTGCTCACTGAAGCCGGCATGGGCCAGGCTTTCATCAACAGCCTGAAGATCAGCATTCCCGCAACGATCATCCCCATCCTGGTTGCGGCCTTCGCTGCCTATGCTTTTGCCTGGATGCGTTTCCCGGGGCGAGATCTGCTCTTTATCATCGTGGTGGGGCTCCTGGTCGTCCCCCTGCAGATGACGCTGATCCCGATCCTCAGACTATACACCCAAATTGGCCTGACCGGGACGTTGCTTGGCATCTGGCTGGCTCACACAGCCTATGGGTTGCCGTATGCCATCTACTTACTGCGCAATTTCTTCGGGGCACTGCCCAAAGATTTGTTCGAGTCCGCTTACCTGGATGGCGCTTCCAATTTGACGGCGTTCTTCCGGCTCGCGCTGCCGCTTTCCGTGCCCTCGCTGGCCTCACTGGGCATCTTCCAGTTTCTGTGGGTATGGAACGACCTGCTGGTGGCCCTCACCTATCTGGGCGGCAGACCTAGCGTCGCGCCAATGACCGTGCCTATCAGCAATCTGGTGAGTTCGCTCGGCGCCGGATGGGAGTTGCTCACCGCGGCGGCCTTCATCTCGATGGCTTTGCCCCTCGTTGTCTTCTTCTTGCTGCAGCGGTACTTCATTCGCGGCATTCTGGCGGGCGCGGTGAAAGGATAG
- a CDS encoding CDP-archaeol synthase produces MLRTRVLTAVIAIPIVLAVAYLGGWWFYLPLAAILLLGGHEFCALMRSAGYNPSEPACLGLIAALLIDAIFPGYRIGRFALVATIAIEATRHIVRNQTKGFLVNWALMLTGALYVGGLGSHFITLRALPGGFGWLALAAIPTWVCDSAAYFVGTSRGRQGFFTTISPHKTWEGFIGGWFSGAIAAVGAGLFLKLTLAQAIVLGLILPLAATFGDLAESLLKRQVGAKDSGTFFPGHGGVLDRADSLLFVVPLVYYYLIWIVGITAR; encoded by the coding sequence ATGCTACGCACGCGGGTTTTAACCGCCGTCATCGCCATACCCATAGTCCTCGCCGTTGCCTACCTGGGCGGTTGGTGGTTCTATCTGCCCTTGGCTGCTATTCTACTCCTAGGCGGACATGAATTCTGCGCCCTGATGCGTTCCGCCGGTTACAATCCATCTGAACCCGCCTGTCTGGGCCTCATTGCCGCGCTCCTGATAGATGCTATTTTCCCTGGCTATCGGATTGGGCGCTTTGCATTAGTCGCCACCATTGCCATAGAGGCCACCCGACATATTGTCCGCAACCAAACGAAGGGCTTCTTGGTGAACTGGGCTCTCATGTTGACCGGAGCGCTTTATGTGGGCGGATTGGGCAGCCATTTCATCACGTTGCGGGCGTTGCCAGGTGGCTTTGGATGGCTGGCGTTGGCTGCCATACCCACCTGGGTATGCGATAGCGCTGCCTATTTTGTTGGCACCAGTAGGGGGAGACAAGGCTTCTTCACCACCATTAGCCCACACAAGACTTGGGAGGGTTTTATCGGAGGGTGGTTCAGCGGGGCGATAGCGGCTGTGGGAGCAGGGCTCTTTTTGAAACTGACGCTTGCGCAAGCCATTGTGCTAGGGTTAATACTTCCACTTGCGGCCACATTTGGCGATCTGGCCGAGTCGTTGCTGAAACGACAGGTAGGAGCCAAGGACTCCGGGACGTTTTTCCCGGGTCATGGGGGTGTGTTGGATCGAGCGGATAGTTTGCTGTTTGTAGTGCCCCTGGTCTATTATTATCTCATATGGATCGTGGGCATTACGGCAAGGTAG
- a CDS encoding elongation factor Ts: MNITTDMVKQLREMTGAGILDCKKTLEATNGDMEKAAAILYKKGLAQAAKKADREAKDGVIGVYVHNTQKLVGLVELNCETDFVSRLDEFRALARDLAMQVAGYHPLYLRVEDIPEEVLLAQRQLIRAELADSSKSEGEKGLLVESRLKKWFEEVVLLEQHFFRDENKTVRDVLNEAIAKFGENVVLRRFVRFELGE, from the coding sequence ATGAACATCACGACCGACATGGTCAAACAACTCCGCGAAATGACCGGCGCGGGGATTTTAGACTGCAAGAAAACGTTAGAGGCTACTAACGGCGATATGGAAAAGGCCGCCGCCATACTTTACAAAAAGGGATTGGCACAAGCCGCTAAGAAGGCCGATCGCGAGGCCAAAGACGGCGTGATTGGCGTCTATGTGCATAACACGCAGAAATTGGTGGGGTTGGTGGAATTGAACTGCGAGACCGATTTCGTCTCGCGCCTGGACGAGTTCCGCGCACTCGCCCGCGACCTGGCTATGCAGGTGGCAGGATACCATCCTCTCTACCTGCGCGTCGAGGATATACCAGAGGAGGTGCTCCTCGCCCAGCGGCAACTTATCCGCGCTGAGTTGGCAGATAGTTCCAAATCAGAGGGCGAAAAAGGCCTGCTTGTGGAAAGCCGCCTTAAGAAATGGTTTGAGGAAGTGGTTCTCTTGGAGCAACACTTCTTCCGCGATGAGAACAAGACAGTGCGCGATGTCCTAAATGAGGCTATCGCCAAATTTGGTGAGAATGTCGTGTTGCGCCGCTTCGTGCGCTTTGAGTTGGGCGAATAA